A stretch of the Solanum dulcamara chromosome 6, daSolDulc1.2, whole genome shotgun sequence genome encodes the following:
- the LOC129892950 gene encoding probable protein phosphatase 2C 55 translates to MAACISSSLGHIDHQYSFKKVDDDFFNINKLPCLKMVAASLYIPKNNPKKLLGEDAHFIYESYQTIGVADGVGYWAKLGINAGIYARKLMRNSIKRAARKGKIIYKSQIQQKGFGCPYQLGKYKDNPSIAQEMELIVEKDDILIVETDGMLDNMNESEIEKIVRKGINRKLKAEELVGKIGKVVWYNSFDRFADTPYAKTAKREGLSQTHKGGKIDDITVIIAYIN, encoded by the exons ATGGCTGcttgcatatcatcatcattaggTCATATTGATCATCAATATTCATTCAAGAAAGTTGATGATGATTTTTTCAACATCAACAAATTACCATGCCTAAAAATGGTGGCTGCATCTCTATACATACCCAAAAATAACCCAAAGAAACTATTAGGCGAAGATGCACACTTCATCTATGAATCATACCAAACTATTGGTGTCGCTGATGGCGTTGGTTATTGGGCTAAACTGGGAATCAATGCTGGAATTTACGCGAGAAAGCTTATGAGAAATTCAATTAAAAGGGCggcccg GAAGGGAAAAATTATATACAAGTCGCAGATACAACAAAAGGGATTTGGGTGTCCGTATCAATTGGGGAAGTACAAGGATAATCCTAGTATTGCTCAGGAGATGGAATTAATCGTCGAAaaagatgatattttgattgttgAGACGGATGGGATGCttgataatatgaatgaaagtGAGATTGAGAAAATTGTTCGAAAAGGGATTAATAGGAAGTTAAAAGCAGAGGAGTTGGTTGGAAAAATTGGAAAGGTTGTGTGGTATAACTCATTTGATAGATTTGCAGATACACCATATGCAAAAACAGCTAAGAGGGAAGGCCTTAGTCAAACACACAAAGGAGGAAAAATTGATGATATTACTGTTATTATAGCGTATATCAATTAA
- the LOC129892951 gene encoding aspartic proteinase nepenthesin-1-like gives MDMRSEARISKLMIDHDLEKNGDKFQIYPIYTSEFLVPLKIGTPTVPQILIMDTGSLLLWVHCGPTIGGEGSPGRTEGNLASEVVTFDSSNGTEVTINRLMFGCSSKYSRDYDSNTLVLGGEPIIIAASTPMFMLIGKYYITLEKISVGDKFLDIDPNIFKRVDYQGGMLVDSWAPSTYLPDVAFNKLKEEIRSVIGTTLKEYISSRPNELCYLGTIIQDVKNLLTIAFHFVENAKMKFATENLFRQDEPDHFCLSVQSADSSKLPFSILGVWAQ, from the exons ATGGATATGAGATCAGAGGCTCGCATTTCAAAGCTTATGATTGACCATGATCTAGAAAAAAATGGCGATAAATTTCAGATTTACCCAATCTATACCTCCGAGTTTCTTGTTCCATTAAAGATTGGCACACCTACTGTGCCACAAATTCTTATCATGGACACTGGTAGTTTATTACTTTGGGTTCATTGTGGCCCCACCATTGGTGGTGAAGGCTCACCAG GTCGGACTGAAGGAAATCTTGCTTCTGAAGTTGTGACATTTGATTCAAGTAATGGAACTGAAGTGACTATCAATCGTCTTATGTTTGGAtgttcatcaaaatattctaGAG ACTATGATTCAAACACATTAGTTTTGGGAGGAGAGCCTATAATTATAGCAGCCTCCACTCCCATGTTTATGCTTATAGGCAAATACTATATAACCTTAGAAAAAATCAGTGTCGGAGACAAGTTTCTTGACATCGATCCAAACATATTCAAGAGGGTCGATTATCAAGGTGGAATGCTTGTTGATAGCTGGGCTCCTTCAACTTATTTGCCTGATGTGGCATTCAATAAATTGAAGGAGGAAATTAGATCTGTTATTGGTACGACCTTGAAAGAATATATAAGCTCAAGACCAAACGAGCTTTGTTATCTTGGAACTATCATTCAGGATGTTAAAAACCTTCTGACTATAGCATTTCATTTTGTTGAAAATGCTAAAATGAAGTTTGCTACTGAAAATTTATTTCGACAAGATGAACCTGACCATTTCTGCTTGTCGGTACAAAGTGCAGATAGTAGTAAGCTACCTTTTAGCATATTAGGTGTTTGGGcacaataa